Genomic window (Leptotrichia sp. oral taxon 212):
TAAAATTCCGAGAATAGGAGAAATAGCAAAAGTAACAAGCAGTAAATATACTGAAAGTATGCCAAGCTTAATAAGTTCAGATGTAGTGTGAGTAAGAACATGTTCAAAATCCTGAAGGTCATTAGTTATGATATTTATGACATTTCCTATATTATGCTTGTTAAAATATCCTAAATTAAGATTTCTCAGGTGATCTCCCATACGGAGACGTAAATCCTGAATAATTCTGGCTCCCTGACTCTGTATTCCTGTATAGCCTACACGATTAAAAAGATATCTGATAGTATTTGCCACAATCATTATAACAGTATAAACTATAATTTTATTCAGTGTAAAGGTTTCTGTTATAAGGTCTACTATTGTAAAGTAAAACATCATATAATTCATCATATAAAACAGCGAATCAATCACAAGTAGGAATACAGGCTTTTTTAAACGTTTAAACTCTTTACCTGAAAGTGTTTTTATATCATTTAACATTATTCCGTAACCTCCTTTTCCAGATCATTTTCATTGTAGAGGGACCACAGATGCCAGTAATCGGCTCTGTTTCTGAGAAGCTCTTCATGAGTACCCTGTTCAGTTATCTGTCCTTTTTTCATGAAAACAATATTATCAGCATTTTTTATAGTGTAAAGTCTGTGGGCAATAATAAGTGCAGTTTTTCCTTTAAGCAAAGTTTTGAGGGCTGACTGTATTTTAGCCTCATTTTCAATGTCAGAATATGAAGTAACTTCATCAAGAATGACAATAGGAGTATTTTTTATTATAGCACGGGCAATTGAGATTCTCTGTTTTTCTCCACCGCTTAGTTTTACTCCGCCTTCTCCTATTTTTGTTTCATATCTGTCAGGCAGTGACATGATAAAGTCGTGAATCTGCGCTTTTTTCGCAGCATTTTCCACTTCTTCACGTGTATAGTTTTTTCCCATTATAATATTCTCGTAAATTGTATCGTGGAGCATGAAAGTGTCCTGAAAAACAAAGGATATATTATCCATAAGGCTTTCATATGAAATATCTTTTATATCAGTTCCATCAATAGTTATTTTTCCTTCGTCAATATCCCAGAATCTTCCGGCAAGAAGTCCTATAGTAGTTTTTCCTGATCCTGAAGGGCCTACAAGAGCTGTAGTAGTTCCTGCCCTTATAGTCAGGGTAAAATTATTTATAACCTTTGCCTTGTTGTATGCAAATGTTACATTTTCATATTTCAAACTTTCTGAAAAATGTTCGGGAAAGGAAATATTTCCTGATTTTTGTTCCTTTTCATTAAAAATTTCAATGATTTTTTCCATTCCTTTCAGAAGAAATGAAAGGCTTTCTGAAAGTTCAAATAGTGTCCTCAGTGAGTTCAGGAATATTGTACTCATCAGAAGAAAAAGAATGTATACAGAAATTGTTATTTTACCATTTAAAAGCATTATTCCACCAATTGGAATGATAAAAAGCAGCCCTGTATCCACAAGACAGAGAAATGCTGAATAATAAGGCACTGCAAGTTCTGTAAGTTCAATCCAGTAATCTGCATACTCCTGAGTATTATCTCTGTAATCCTTAAATGATTTTGCAGTGAGATTAAAGGCTTTCATTACGTTCATGGCATTTATATATTCCATAATAGTGGAATTTAACTTTGCAACAAGTTTATAAAAATGGTCAACTTTTCCCATATAGTTTTTAAACATACCACTTTGAGCTAATATTCCTAAAATAATAGGTATAAATAATACTAAAGAAAGCTGCCAGTTAAAATAAAACATAATACCAAGGAAAATGAGGGGAGTAGCAAAAGCTGAAGATAAATCCGGAATCTGATGTGCAATGAAATTTTCCAGTTTTTCCACATCTTCGTTAATTATTTTTTTCAGTTTTCCAGTCATATTTTTCTTAAAAAATCCCATATTCAGTTTTGACATGTGTTCAATAAGATCAATTCTTATTTTATAGAGAATATTGAATGCTGAAATATGGGAAAATATTCCTGAGAGAATACGGGCGACAACACCTAGAATAATAAATAAAATAGCTATAAAGACTAGAGATTTTATTTTATTGTAGCTAATTTCCCTGTTAAAGATTTCTAAAATAATACTGTATACCAGAAGATATGGAATAGCTGATAAAGTAGTGCTGATTATACTGAACATAGCAGAAACAATAAGTTTTATTTTATGCTGTCCTGAAAGTTTCAGCAGAAATTTTAAGTTGTTCATATGAAGTCACTTCCTTAATGTAATCTATTAAAATATACTTTTATTAATAGATAGATAAAATAAATTTAGTCTATCAAAATAAATTTCAATTTAATTATACCCTGTATTTATTTTAGATGCCAACCCGCAATAAAAAAAGCCCAAACTAAAATATAAATCAGGCTTAATTATAAAATATAAACTAAAAATACAATAATATCTACTTAATTTTTCTTTCTTCAAGCACTTTTTTTCGGTATTTGCTTGGCAGGATTCCAAAATGATTTCTGAAATTTTTAGCAAATTTACTTGGATTCTCATATCCGACTTCAATTGAAATCTCAAGAATACTTAAATCGGTAGTTTCAAGAAGAAATTTTGCTCGTTCCATACGCAGATTACGTATATAATGGCTTATTTTCATTCCTTCGCTTTTTTCAAAAGAGGTTTGTAAATAATAATTATTTAATCTTGTAATTTCACAAAGTTTTTTTATTGAAGGAAGTTCTGAAACAGGAGTATTTTTCAAAATAGACTTTATATTTTCTGAAATTAGAGAATGTGTCTTTTTTTCTCCGGATTCAGAATGTTTTTTCAGAATAAGAAAAAACAGACGGGTAACTTTCAGCTTAAAATCAATAAAACTGTCAATGTCATACGGATAAAAGTTTTTAAGCTGAAGAGCGAGAGCATCAATTTCATTATTTGATTTTATGTGAAGTAGTTCTCCATTCTTAAAAATATTCAGTATTTTTTCACTCCATTCTGAAAATATAGGATTTCCGACTGAAAGATTTAAATTTGATTTCAGTTTATCCATATAAAAATTCATGGAAATGGTATGCATATTCTCATATTCAAATTTAAATAATTTATTATTATTTTTAAAGGAATAAATCAGAATTTCCCCTTTTCTAAGAAAATGCGAACTATTATTTGGAAATGAGGAAATTTTTGCTTTTCCATCAAAACAGTAAGCCACTTCGATAATGTTTTCCATAGGAGTAAAATTACTGAATTCATAGTCTATCTTTCCTGAAACCTTTGCTATTGCAATTTCGTATTCACTATCAAGAAAAAATCTTTTTATAGTTCCTGAAGAATTTTTATTTGAAGTAAAATCCTTAAAATGATATTCCTTTCCAAATGGAATATCTTTAGATTCAATATGCACGCTATTTTCAAGTTGTTCAAAAAATATGTCTGTAGTTCCTGAATTATTTATTTTCTTTTTCATATATTATTCCTTTATAGTTGTTATATAAATAATATACAGGAAATTTTTTCAAAAGGCAATATGCATTTTAAGGTAAAATATAAAGAAATGCTTGAAAAAACTGTAAAATATGTTAAAATGTATAAAAGTATAATGAAAGTATTTTAAGTTTTTATTTCATTGAAAGGGCTATAGAATATGGAATTGAAGATACCAAAGCATGTTGCGATAATAATGGACGGAAATGGACGATGGGCAAAGGAAAAAGGAAAAATAAGACTTGAAGGACACAGAGCAGGAGCTGCAAATATTGAAAAAATATTGGAAGAGTCAATAAAATTAGGAGTAAAATATTTAACAGTCTATGCTTTTTCAACTGAAAACTGGAAAAGACCGGAAAAGGAAGTAAAAGGACTTATGGAACTGTTTTCAGCTTTCCTCAGCAGCAAGAAAAAAACAATGAAAAAGCAGGGAATTAAACTATTGGTGACAGGTTCTAAGGAAGGAGTATCAAATTCTTTACTGAAAAAAATAGAAGAAACGGAAAAATACTTGGAAAATGAAGAGACAATAGTATTTAATATAGCCTTTAACTATGGTGGGAGAAAAGAAATAACAGATGCAATTAATAAAATATTGTCAGATGAAAAAAGAGAAACAGGAAAAACTGTTACTGAAGAAGAAGTGGCAAGATATATGTATAGACCTGATATACCTGATCCTGAACTTGTTATAAGAACAAGCGGAGAATTCAGAATAAGTAATTTTCTTTTATGGGAAATTGCATATTCAGAATTTTATGTAACAGATGTTTACTGGCCTGACTTTGATGAAGAAGAATATAATAAAGCAATTTTATCTTTTAATAGGAGAGATAGAAGATATGGAGGACTAAATGCTGAGTAGACTTTTTATTATTTTGTTATTTGTACCTTTTCTTCTCTGGATATTTTTAAAAGGAGATATACTATTGCTTATTTTTACAATGGTAATAATAGGGATGTCTCTTTATGAATTTTATAAAATGCTTAAAGATAAAGGATATGAGGTTGCAAATAGGATAGGAATGGGTCTGGGACTTTTTCTGCCTGTAGCAATATATTTTCAGGAAAACTCAAGAAATATATTTTCCATATTCAGACTGGAATTTTTTAAACAGATTAATTATGATATGGGAGGATTTATAGTATTTGCGCTTATGCTGCTTTCACTGAGACAGGTTCTGAAAGAAAAGATAAAAGGTGCAATGGCTGAAATATCCTACACGTTGTTTGGAATAATATATGTAGCATACTTATTTTCATATATACTGCTCATAAGATATGAATTTCCAAATGGAAATGTTCTAGTGGCAATGACATTTATACTTATATGGGCCTGCGATATTTCTGCATATTTAGTGGGAAAAGCAATAGGAGGAAAATTTTTTAAAAGAAGACTTTCTCCAAAAATCAGCCCTAATAAATCAATAGAAGGCGCAATCGCTGGGATATTAGGAGTATTTTTAGTAATATTATTCTTTGATCAGATATACTTACTTATTGCAAATTTTGTATGTGGAATTTCTTTTATATCAAAAAATTGCAGTCTGACTTATCTGAAGGTTGGGATTAAAGGAGTTCATGCGTTTATTTTAGCACTAGGTCTAGGAGTATTTGCTGAGCTTGGAGATCTTGTGGAATCAAAAATAAAAAGAGAACTTGGAATAAAAGATTCAGGAAATCTTCTTCTTGGACATGGAGGTTTTTTAGACAGATTTGACAGTGCTTTATTTGTTTTGCCAGTAGTTTACTATTTTATGAAGTATGTTATACATATGTAAAATATCTAATAAAATTTACAAAGATTTTAGAAAAATAATTTATAAAAAATAATAGAAATATGGAATGAAAAGAAATTAGGAGGATTTAATAAAAATGAGTTTTAAAAATGAACAGGAAATAAAAAATGAAGTTGAAAGACAGTATAATATATTAAAAAGAGGCTGCGAAGAAATAATAAATGAACATGAATTTAAGAAAAAACTTGAAAAATCAATTTCTACAGACACACCTTTAAGAGTAAAATTAGGGATTGATCCTACAGGTTCAGAACTGCATTTAGGGCATGCCGTTCCTTTGAGAAAATTGAAACAATTTCAGGATTTAGGGCATGAAGTATTATTTCTAATCGGGACTTTTACAGGAAGAATAGGTGATCCGACAGGAAAATCTGAAACTAGGAAAATGTTGTCAGAAGAGCAGGTAAAGGAAAATATAAAAACATATCTGGATCAGGTGAAATTAATATTGGATCTGGATAAGATAAAGGTTGTATATAATGCTGACTGGTTGGAAAAACTGTCGTTATCAGATGCATTGAATCTGCTGTCACAGTTCACTGTGTCGCAAATGATTTCGAGAGAAGATTTTTCAAAGAGATTGTCAGAAAATAAACCGGTTTCACTGATAGAATTTATGTATCCAATTTTACAGGGATATGATTCGGTGGAGCTGAAGGCGGATATTGAATTAGGGGCAACAGAACAGAAGTTCAATCTTTTAAGAGGAAGGGATTTACAGAAAAACTTTGGACAGGAACAGCAGGTGTGCATGATAATGCCAATTCTTGTTGGACTTGATGGAGTGGAAAAAATGTCTAAATCTTTAGGAAACTATATTGGAGTAAAAGACACTCCGAATGATATGTTTGGTAAAGTTATGTCAATTTCAGATGAACTGATGGAAAATTATTATACCATGATAACAGACGTTCCTTCTGAAAAAATTACAGAAATTAAAGCTCAAATCGCAGATGGAAGTTTACATCCAATGGAAGCTAAAAAACAGCTGGGAGCAGAAGTTGTAAAAATTTACTATGGAGAAGATGCTGCTAAAGAAGCGAGAGACTGGTTTGAAAATGTATTCAGTAAAAAGAACCTTGATGTGGATCTGCCTGAGGTGGAAGTTGAATACAAAGAAACAGGAATAATAGATCTTCTTGTAAAGAAAACGAAACTTATGAGCTCTACAAGTGAAGCGAGACGTCTTATTGAGCAGGGCGGATTTAAGATAAATGATGAAGCTGTAAAAGACGTAAAGGCGACTGTTGTTCCTGAAAGCGGAATGATTATAAGGGCAGGAAAAAAGAAAATAGTTAAGGTAAAATAGAAGTGAAAATTTGATGGAGGAATGAAAATACCTATCATGGAAAATAAATTATCCGATAAAAATATAAATAATAGGAACAGAAAAGGGAGGGGAGTTTCCCATAGCAAGATAATTCTCATGGGAGAACATTCTGTAGTGTATGGATATCCTGCAATAGCCATTCCGTTAAAAAATATACAGATGGAATGTATTGTGGAAAGATCAAGGGTTCCATTTTTTCATAATGAAAAAGATACTCTCTCTACAGCTGTTCACACAGCATTAAAATATTTGAACAGAAAAAATGAGAATATAAAGTACAAGGTAATATCGGATATTCCTCCAAAAAGAGGGATGGGCTCTTCTGCAGCAGTAAGTATTGCTGCCATAAGGGGAGTACTTGATTATTTTAACAGAAAAGTTGATAATATGACATTGGAGAAACTTGTGAATGAAGCTGAAATAATAGCTCATAATACTCCAAGTGGACTTGATGCAAAAACATGCCTCAGTGACAGTGCCATAAAGTTCATAAAAAATAAGGGATTTAAAAACCTTGATATGAATCTGGGAGTATATTTGCTGATTGCAGATACTGGAATACACGGACATACAAGGGATGCAATAATGAATATAAAAAAAATGAGAAATAAAGCTTTACCTATGTTGAAAAAGCTTGGAAAACTGACAGAAGAAACAGAAAAGTTCATTGAAAAAAAAGATGTCGTTAATATAGGAAAAAATATGATTTTTGCACATGAGGAATTGAAAAAGTTAGGGGTAAGCATTGAAAAATCTGATATTCTTGTAAAAACAGCCATTGATGAAGGAGCATATGGTGCAAAAATGTCCGGTGGAGGACTTGGAGGCTGTATAATAGCCCTTATGGAAAGCAGGGAGAAAGCTGAAATGACCGCGAAAAAACTGATGGAAAAGGGAGCTGTAAATATATGGATAGAAGCACTGTAAAATCTTATGCCAATATAGCAATTATAAAATACTGGGGGAAAAAGGATCCTGTAAAAATGATACCTGCTACAAGCAGTATTTCCCTAACGCTGGAAAATATGTTTACTGAAACGGAAATAAGTTTTGTCAGCCGGGAAGAAGCTCTTGAAATAACAGGTCAGAAAAGTGATATCCTTTATATAAACGGAGAACTGCAGGATAAGGAACAGATAGAGAAAATAACTAAAGTTGTAAATCTTTTCAGAGATGACAGAAATCAGCTTGTAAAAATAAATACAAGAAATAACATGCCTACAGAAGCAGGTCTTTCTTCAAGCTCAAGCGGACTTTCAGCAGCAATAAAGGCATGTAACAGGCTGTTTGAGAAAAATTTAAGCAGGGAAGAACTTGCGCAGATATCAAAGTTTGCTTCAGGATCTTCCGCAAGAAGCTTTTTCGGTCCGGTTGGCATGTGGGATAAGGATACAGGAGAAATCTCAGAAATTAAAACAGATTTGAAATTTGCAATGATTGTGCTTGTACTGAATGAAGAAAAGAAGATAATTTCAAGCAGAAAAGGAATGGCAATCTGCATGGAAACTTCAACTTCATTTAATGAATGGATAAGACAGTCAGAAATAGATTTTGAAAACATGAAAAGGTACCTGAGGGAAGGGGATTTTTCAAAAGTAGGAGAGCTTACAGAAGCAAATGCACTTAGAATGCATGAAACTACTAAAAATGCAAATCCTTCCTTTACATATTTGACAGAAAAATCCTTTGAAGCAATAGAATATGTAAAAGAATTACGTAAACAGGGAGAAAAATGTTACTTTACAATGGATGCCGGGCCTAACGTAAAAGTACTTTGTCTGGAAGAGGATTTTGACAGATTAAAGGATATACTTAGAAAAAAATATAAAATAATAGCGTCAAAATGCAAAGTAATCAGTGATAATGATGATTAAAGAAAAAGAAAATGGAGAAGCAGAAATAGAGAGAAATATTGTAAATACAGTAAAAACAGGTGGCAAACTTTATATCGCGGGAGAATATTCTGTTCTGACTCCAAATCAGAGTGCAATTATAAAAAATATAGATATTTTTATGAAGGCTGAAATAAAATTTTCAGAAAAATACAGTATTTACTCGGATATGTATGATTATTCAGTTACATTGGAAGAAGATGATAAAAATTATTCCCTGATTACAGAAACTGTAAATATTGTAAATAAATATTTACAATTAAAAGGAATATATATAAAGCCTTTTAATATGAAAATTACTGGAAAAATGGAGAAAAATGGTAAAAAATATGGGATTGGATCTAGTGGGAGTGTAACAGTGCTTACTGTAAAGGCAATGTCAAAACTGTACAGTTATGATATTTCTGAGGAAGAGCTCTTCAAACTTTCTTCCTATGTACTTCTAAAAAGAGGAGATAATGGCTCGATGGGAGATATAGCCTGCATTTCCTACGAAAATCCTGTAATGTATACTTCATTTGACAGAAATTTAATAAAAGAAAAAATGAAAAAAAGTTCCCTTGCAGAAATAATGAACTTGCCATGGGGATATAAAATAGAAAAGATATATTGCCCTGAGAAATATGAATTTTTGGTGGGATGGACTGGAGTACCTGCTATTTCAGGACAAATGATAAATGAAGTCAAAAATTCAATAAATAGGGATTTTCTGGAACAATCTGAGAAAATTGTACAGAATCTGAAAAATGGAATAGAAAAGGGAAATAAAAAAATAATTTCAGAAAATATTATAGAAAATGGTAAACAGCTAAGAAAACTGAATAGAAAAATTTATAGCCGGAAACTTCTGAAACTGATAGAATGTGCAGAAGGACTGGATATATGTGCTAAAAGCAGTGGAGCAGGCGGAGGAGATTGTGGAATTGCCATATCTTTCAGTAAAAATAATACGGAAGAACTGCTAAAAAGATGGAAAAACGAAGATATAGAACTGCTTTATAAATCAGAGTTCTAAAAAAGGCTTACTGAGAGGAGTTTTCGAATGAACAGGAAGGATGAGCATATAAAATATGCGTTAAAATATGAAAGCACAGGTAATAGTTTCGATGATATGGAACTGATACAGTGCTCAATACCTAAATATAATCTGGAAGAAATAGATATGTCTGTCAATTTTGCAGAAAATACATTCGAATATCCTTTTTTTATAAATGCAATGACAGGTGGAAGCAAAAAGGGAAAAGAAATAAACAGGAAACTTGCAAAAGTTGCAAAGGAATGTAATATCCTTTTTGTTACGGGCTCATACAGTGCCGCCTTGAAAAATCCTGATGACGACTCATTTGAAGTGGTAAGGAAAGAAAATAAGGGACTTCTTCTTGGAACAAATATTGGAGCGGATAAAAACTATACGGCAGGAATGAAGGCTGTGGAAGATTTGAAACCGTTATTTTTACAGATACATGTTAATCTTATGCAGGAACTTATAATGCCTGAAGGAAGTAGAAACTTCAATGAATGGGAGAAAAATATAGTAGATTTTGTAAAAAATATAAAAGTTCCACTGATTTTAAAGGAAGTAGGCTTTGGAATGAGTCCTGAAACAGTAAAAAAAGGTATGGAACTTGGGCTAAAAACATTTGATATAAGCGGAAGAGGTGGAACAAGCTTTGCCTATATTGAAAATATGAGGGGGGAAAATAGATTTTCCTACCTTAATGAATGGGGACAGAGTACAGTATCGTGTCTTCTTGGATTAAAAGATTATATCAATAAGGCTGAAATAATAGCAAGTGGAGGGGTAAGGCATCCTCTTGACATCATAAAGGCTCTTGTGCTGGGAGCAAAGGCAGTAGGGCTTTCAGGAACAATGCTTCGTCTTGCAGAAAATAATTCCACTGAAGAAATAATAGAAATAGTAAACAGCTGGAAGGAAGAATGCAGAATGATAATGTGCGCCTTAAATGCTAAAAATGTAAAGGAACTTCAGAATGTAAAGTATGTTCTGTATGGTAAGACAAAGGAGTTTTATTTAAAATAAATAAGTAAAAATAAAATTATGAAGAACTTTAAAATTATGATAAGTATTTTTATGTTGGCAGTGTCCTTTGCAAGTATGTCTGCTGCAAAAAAATCCACTGTTAGAAAAGCCTCTGGTAAGAAAACAACTGTAAAGAAAGTTGTAAAAAAGGAAGAAGAAAAGTCACCGATGATTGGAATGTCAAATCCAGCATCAGTTTATTGTGTGGAGCAAGGTGGAGAGTCAATTCTTGTAAGAAGTAAAAAGGGAGATTTTGGAATTTGTAAGCTGAAAGATGGAACAGCAGTGGAAGAATGGGAATATTACAGAGAAAATAACAAATAAGGAATAGAAAAATAATATAAAAAATAGAGTGTAGAAATACGAATCAGTTGCTATGTATTTTATAACTCTATTTTTTATTATAATGAAAATAGTTTATTATTTAACCTAAATTCCCAAAAAATTATACATATGAAACATACTAACTTAGTAAAATTAAATCTTTCAGAGATTTCTGCAAAAAATAAAATATGTATAATTAAACATAACATCAATTTTTAGATGGCTTGTAAATTAAGACTTTGAGGTATCCTATGTATAAAAATCTGGGAATTTAGGATTAAATTACCCTAATTGAAAAATCCGACTAATTTATTTTATAAATTTATGAATCTATCTGCAACTTTCTTATTAAATAATTCATCATGTTCAACAAACAATAATGTCGGTCTGTAATTTAATATCAATTCTTCTATTTGTATTCTACTCATAATATCTATAAAGTTCAAAGGTTCATCCCAAATATATAAATGTGCCTTTTCACAGAGACTTGCTGTTATTAAAATTTTCTTTTTCTGACCTTCACTGTAATCTGAGATATCCTTTTCAAACTGTAAGCTGTTAAAACCCATTTTACTCAGTATTGATAGAAATAATGTTTTATCTATCTGTTTTTCTTCAATGTATTCAAACAAATTCCCTTTTAAATCGGAAGTATCCTGAGAAACATAAGAAATTTTTAAATTTTTTGCACAATAAATATTTCCTGTGTATTTAACATTTTTTCCTATTATCAATTTCAAAATTGTTGATTTTCCGGATCCGTTTTTTCCTGTCAGAGAAATAATTTCTCCCTGATTAATTTTAAAATTTATATCTCTACAGATTAATCTGTTATTGTAAAATAATGAGACGTTTTTAAATTCAATTAATCTTTTGCTGTGAAATATTAAGGGACTTAACTTCAATTTTTCATCTATGTCAATATTGTGAAGTAATTGGGATTTTTCTTCTATTAATCTATCACTTCTTTTTTCTATTGATTTTGCTCTTTTCATCATTTTGGCAGCCATATGTCCGATATATCCTTTATCTCCCATTCCGAGATTTTTTGTTTTTTCTACCTTATCGGACCAGACAGCAACTCTTTTTGAGGATTTTACAAGACGTTTTATCTCCTTTTTCAGTTTCCTATTCTGATATATTTCCAGTTCATCCTGTTGCCGTTTATTTTTTTCCCATGTTGAAAAATTCCCTTTTTGAATTTCAATATTTGTTTTATTAATTGAAAGTATATGATCAATACAGCTGTCTAAAAGATTTCTGTCATGTGAAACGAGAATAAAGCTTTTCTTTCCCTTCAAGTATCTGCTCACAATTTTTCTTGCATTTATATCAAGATGATTTGTAGGTTCATCTATTAGTAAAAAATTATTCTCTTTTAAAAATAAAGCTGCCAATAGTACTTTTGTCTTTTCTCCGCTTGATAAAAGACAAAACTGATGATTAATTATGTCTTCCTCTATTTCTAAAAGTGAAAATTCTTTCAAAAATTTCCATTCTTCACAATCAGGGCAAATTTCCCTTAAAATTTCCATAGTGCTAAGTTTTTCATTTTTTACTTCATAAGGAAAATATTCAAATGTAACATTTGATGAAACAGTCCCTCTATAATTATATTTCCCCATTAAAATATTCAGAAAAGTTGTTTTTCCTTTTCCGTTTCTTCCTATAAATCCTAATTTCCAATCCGTATCTATTTGAAAGCTGACATTTTCAAAAATCATTTCATAATTATTATCATAGGAAAAAGATAAATTTGATATATTAATTAATGACATAACAACCTCCTTATATAGTAAAAATCTAAAAATTTATCATTATATAAATTTTGAAAATATATTAAACTATACTTATATCATTTATTTTTAATTTTCATATTTACCATAACTATAAACTATTTCGTATACTATTCTTTAAAATAATCCTCTATTTTATAAAGCTCATCAAAACTTCCTTTTACTTCTATTTTTCCTTCCTTAAGAATTATAATTTTAGAGGCATATGGAAGTATTTCACGACTGTGTGTGCTCATTAATATAGTTTTATTTTTCATTTTTTTTAATTCTTCCATTATTTTTCTCTCATTTTTCTTATCCAATGAGGACGTTATTTCATCAAAAAGAAATACACATGTATCTTTAGCCAATGCTCTTGCAATACATATTCTTTGTATCTGTCCTCCTGATAAAGCCGTTCCTTCTTCTCCGATTACTGTTTTTATCCCGTTACATAACTCTTCAACTTCTTTATGCATATTTACTTTTTTTAGAATTCTGCCTATTTCATCATTTGAAATATCACTTTTTCCGATTCTTATATTATCCTCTATACTGAAATCAAACAAAACTTCATTTTGAGATACGTAAGATACATTATCTCTAATAAAACTTTCGGAAACATCTTTAACTACTTCCTTTCCCAAAAGAAAATATTTTCCGTCATAATTTTCCATAAATCCGGAAAGAATTTTGAGTAATGTACTCTTTCCACTTCCACTTTTTCCTATTATGGCTACAGTTTCTCCTTCCAAAACGGAAAATGAAATATCGTCAAGCACCTTATTTTTCCCATAAAAAGCCGTTAAATTTTTAATTTCCAATGCTATTTTACTATTTGTTATTTCCACATTCTCTTTGCTCTGATCTTTTTTCACTTTCAAACTTTCTGTATTTAATAAATCACTTATTTTATTTACTTCATTTTTTGATGACTTTATTTTGCAATATGACTCGCTAAACTCTGTCATAAATATAATCATGTTTTGAGTGAACTGTATTAAAAATGCAGTTTTTCCGATTTCCGAAGAACCTGTCGAAACTAATATTAATCCTATATAAATAGGAATTATCTCACACAAGTAGCACAATAAATTATTAAAAATTTCATGTTCCATAAAAGTTTTTTCATATTTCAACTGATTTTTTACTATTCCATCGTTAAATTCCAGAACATTTCGAATATA
Coding sequences:
- the mvk gene encoding mevalonate kinase; amino-acid sequence: MKIPIMENKLSDKNINNRNRKGRGVSHSKIILMGEHSVVYGYPAIAIPLKNIQMECIVERSRVPFFHNEKDTLSTAVHTALKYLNRKNENIKYKVISDIPPKRGMGSSAAVSIAAIRGVLDYFNRKVDNMTLEKLVNEAEIIAHNTPSGLDAKTCLSDSAIKFIKNKGFKNLDMNLGVYLLIADTGIHGHTRDAIMNIKKMRNKALPMLKKLGKLTEETEKFIEKKDVVNIGKNMIFAHEELKKLGVSIEKSDILVKTAIDEGAYGAKMSGGGLGGCIIALMESREKAEMTAKKLMEKGAVNIWIEAL
- the mvaD gene encoding diphosphomevalonate decarboxylase; protein product: MDRSTVKSYANIAIIKYWGKKDPVKMIPATSSISLTLENMFTETEISFVSREEALEITGQKSDILYINGELQDKEQIEKITKVVNLFRDDRNQLVKINTRNNMPTEAGLSSSSSGLSAAIKACNRLFEKNLSREELAQISKFASGSSARSFFGPVGMWDKDTGEISEIKTDLKFAMIVLVLNEEKKIISSRKGMAICMETSTSFNEWIRQSEIDFENMKRYLREGDFSKVGELTEANALRMHETTKNANPSFTYLTEKSFEAIEYVKELRKQGEKCYFTMDAGPNVKVLCLEEDFDRLKDILRKKYKIIASKCKVISDNDD
- a CDS encoding phosphomevalonate kinase, whose product is MMIKEKENGEAEIERNIVNTVKTGGKLYIAGEYSVLTPNQSAIIKNIDIFMKAEIKFSEKYSIYSDMYDYSVTLEEDDKNYSLITETVNIVNKYLQLKGIYIKPFNMKITGKMEKNGKKYGIGSSGSVTVLTVKAMSKLYSYDISEEELFKLSSYVLLKRGDNGSMGDIACISYENPVMYTSFDRNLIKEKMKKSSLAEIMNLPWGYKIEKIYCPEKYEFLVGWTGVPAISGQMINEVKNSINRDFLEQSEKIVQNLKNGIEKGNKKIISENIIENGKQLRKLNRKIYSRKLLKLIECAEGLDICAKSSGAGGGDCGIAISFSKNNTEELLKRWKNEDIELLYKSEF
- the fni gene encoding type 2 isopentenyl-diphosphate Delta-isomerase: MNRKDEHIKYALKYESTGNSFDDMELIQCSIPKYNLEEIDMSVNFAENTFEYPFFINAMTGGSKKGKEINRKLAKVAKECNILFVTGSYSAALKNPDDDSFEVVRKENKGLLLGTNIGADKNYTAGMKAVEDLKPLFLQIHVNLMQELIMPEGSRNFNEWEKNIVDFVKNIKVPLILKEVGFGMSPETVKKGMELGLKTFDISGRGGTSFAYIENMRGENRFSYLNEWGQSTVSCLLGLKDYINKAEIIASGGVRHPLDIIKALVLGAKAVGLSGTMLRLAENNSTEEIIEIVNSWKEECRMIMCALNAKNVKELQNVKYVLYGKTKEFYLK
- a CDS encoding DUF333 domain-containing protein, whose product is MISIFMLAVSFASMSAAKKSTVRKASGKKTTVKKVVKKEEEKSPMIGMSNPASVYCVEQGGESILVRSKKGDFGICKLKDGTAVEEWEYYRENNK
- the abc-f gene encoding ribosomal protection-like ABC-F family protein, which translates into the protein MSLINISNLSFSYDNNYEMIFENVSFQIDTDWKLGFIGRNGKGKTTFLNILMGKYNYRGTVSSNVTFEYFPYEVKNEKLSTMEILREICPDCEEWKFLKEFSLLEIEEDIINHQFCLLSSGEKTKVLLAALFLKENNFLLIDEPTNHLDINARKIVSRYLKGKKSFILVSHDRNLLDSCIDHILSINKTNIEIQKGNFSTWEKNKRQQDELEIYQNRKLKKEIKRLVKSSKRVAVWSDKVEKTKNLGMGDKGYIGHMAAKMMKRAKSIEKRSDRLIEEKSQLLHNIDIDEKLKLSPLIFHSKRLIEFKNVSLFYNNRLICRDINFKINQGEIISLTGKNGSGKSTILKLIIGKNVKYTGNIYCAKNLKISYVSQDTSDLKGNLFEYIEEKQIDKTLFLSILSKMGFNSLQFEKDISDYSEGQKKKILITASLCEKAHLYIWDEPLNFIDIMSRIQIEELILNYRPTLLFVEHDELFNKKVADRFINL